In the genome of Fusarium fujikuroi IMI 58289 draft genome, chromosome FFUJ_chr02, one region contains:
- a CDS encoding monooxygenase-like protein produces the protein MPSAQPIRGDAFGSPDSNLDYDVLIIGAGLSGILSLYRMRELGLKTRVIEAGSGEGGTWFWNRYPGARFDSESYSYIFSFSQEVLDEWNWTEHFAPQPETLRYIQYLTDKFDLKRDMQFNTRVRSAKFQEDTSSWLLETEDGEQYTCRYLITAMGILNQPTLPNIPGVQNFKGQAWHTARWPSDASALNGKRVGIIGTGATAIQTIQAISDKVGHLTVFQRTPNWTAPLRNKKISPEEMDEIRTRYPEIFRKCAESYACFIHVGDSRSVFSMTEEERQEQWEKLYAEPGFAKVLSVSSDVFTDHKANELYSKFHADKIRARINDPEVAEKLIPKNHGFGTRRVPLESGYFEVFNQSNVKLVDIREDPISQITETGVQTGDAFYELDVLIYATGFDAVTGSFNAVDIEGRNGTKLKDVWAEGIRTFLGLTVQDFPNMFMIMGPHQMFGNIPRSIEYAANWVAEFIRYARDNKIISAEATDKGMEEWTQHVHECGKGLLANEVDSWMTGVNKNLAHKQKRSMTRYNGPAPGYRKRCDEVKGRDYSDFVLRYA, from the exons TATCGAAGCTGGTTCCGGGGAGGGCGGAACTTGGTTCTGGAATAGGTATCCTGGTGCCCGGTTTGATTCAGAGAGCTACTCATACATCTTCTCATTTTCACAAGAAGTGCTCGATGAGTGGAATTGGACCGAGCACTTTGCCCCCCAACCAGAAACACTTCGGTACATCCAGTATCTCACGGACAAGTTTGACTTGAAGCGTGATATGCAATTCAACACACGTGTAAGATCGGCAAAGTTTCAAGAAGATACGTCGTCATGGCTGCTGGAgacagaagatggcgagcagTACACATGTCGATATCTCATCACCGCCATGGGCATTCTCAACCAACCGACTTTACCAAATATTCCCGGCGTTCAAAACTTCAAGGGGCAAGCCTGGCATACAGCCAGATGGCCAAGCGATGCCTCTGCTCTGAACGGCAAGCGAGTGGGCATTATTGGAACCGGAGCTACAGCGATCCAAACCATACAAGCCATCTCGGATAAGGTCGGCCACTTAACAGTGTTCCAAAGGACACCAAACTGGACAGCTCCACTTCggaacaagaagatcagcccagaggagatggatgagattCGCACAAGATACCCAGAAATCTTCCGCAAATGTGCCGAATCATACGCATGCTTCATCCATGTCGGTGATAGCAGGAGCGTATTCTCCATGACAGAAGAGGAGCGTCAAGAGCAATGGGAGAAGCTCTATGCTGAGCCCGGGTTCGCGAAGGTTCTCAGTGTTTCTTCAGATGTCTTCACAGACCACAAAGCGAACGAGCTTTACAGCAAGTTCCACGCCGATAAAATCCGTGCGAGAATCAATGATCCAGAAGTGGCTGAGAAGTTGATCCCCAAGAATCATGGTTTCGGCACAAGGAGAGTTCCTCTTGAGAGTGGTTACTTTGAGGTTTTCAACCAGTCAAATGTCAAGTTGGTTGATATTAGAGAAGACCCGATTTCTCAGATCACAGAGACTGGCGTTCAGACAGGAGATGCGTTTTAcgagcttgatgttcttatCTACGCTACTGGTTTTGACGCTGTCACTGGCTCTTTCAATGCGGTTGATATTGAGGGCCGAAATGGAACGAAGCTGAAGGATGTCTGGGCTGAGGGCATCAGGACATTCTTGGGACTTACAGTCCAGGACTTTCCTAATATGTTTATGATTATGGGTCCTCATCAGATGTTTGGAAATATTCCTAG GTCCATTGAGTATGCAGCAAACTGGGTTGCCGAGTTTATCCGATATGCTCGTGATAACAAGATCATCAGCGCTGAAGCAACTGATAAGGGAATGGAGGAATGGACGCAACATGTGCATGAATGCGGAAAGGGTCTATTAGCCAATGAAGTTGACTCATGGATGACCGGTGTCAACAAGAACTTGGCTCATAAGCAGAAGAGATCCATGACGAGATATAATGGTCCTGCGCCCGGGTATCGGAAGAGATGTGATGAGGTCAAGGGCAGGGATTATTCAGACTTTGTGTTGAGATACGCTTGA
- a CDS encoding related to short-chain alcohol dehydrogenase, producing MAEIPTQPPSRSLKDKVAIVTGAGCFGDGIGNGRAISIMLANEGCNVICLDMDLEWATKTADMANQSAASKKAIPAQGNVTDANDCENAVSLALKEFGRLDILVNNVGIAGASGTAIDVDMAKWTMGLEVNVSSMVLMAKYAIPAMAKNEGEIKGSIVNMGSVAGLKGGTPHLLYPTAKGAVVNMTRAMAAHHARDGIRVNCVCPGMLYTPMMYAKGMSEEAREARKARSLLGTEGTAWDAACAVVFLASNHARWITGAILPVDAGTTAAVGTSLPAGASVNG from the exons ATGGCCGAGATACCCACTCAACCTCCGTCTCGTTCACTAAAAGACAAAGTCGCCATCGTCACAGGCGCAGGCTGCTTTGGAGATGGTATTGGCAATGGAAGGGCGATATCAATCATGTTGGCCAACGAGGGCTGCAACGTGATATGTCTCGACATGGATTTGGAGTGGGCAACAAAGACAGCCGATATGGCGAACCAAAGTGCAGCTTCCAAAAAGGCAATACCAGCACAAGGAAATGTCACAGACGCAAACGATTGCGAAAATGCTGTTTCTCTTGCACTGAAGGAGTTTGGCCGTTTGGATATTCTCGTCAACAATGTCGGCATAGCAGGTGCCTCTGGGACAGCCATTGACGTGGATATGGCCAAGTGGACGATGGGTCTTGAAGTGAATGTTTCAAGCATGGTTTTGATGGCAAAGTATGCCATACCAGCAATGGCCAAGAACGAAGGTGAGATCAAAGGATCTATCGTCAATATGGGGAGTGTAGCCGGCTTGAAGGGCGGTACACCTCATCTCTTGTACCCAACAGCAAAGGGAGCTGTTGTCAATATGACGAGAGCCATGGCAGCTCACCACGCCAGAGACGGCATCAGAGTGAACTGTGTCTGTCCCGGA ATGCTGTATACCCCAATGATGTACGCAAAAGGCATGTCAGAAGAGGCcagagaagcaagaaaggcAAGGAGTCTACTCGGAACTGAAGGCACAGCTTGGGATGCTGCTTGCGCTGTTGTGTTTCTGGCGAGTAATCATGCAAGGTGGATTACGGGAGCTATTCTTCCAGTTGATGCTGGGAcaactgctgctgttggaacTAGCTTGCCTGCTGGCGCAAGCGTTAATGGTTAA
- a CDS encoding related to lipase/esterase, producing the protein MCDFSEYGPKSAEWLAVEASLPPPPTFADIYERQAVVNKGREEISANGMKELGHLVRMKDYKIPTRDSSFIEARSYRPVDAADDARLPIYIHLHGGGYLFGTLSSEDAISSRIAIGAKVTVVNVNYRHTPDHTFPTAWNDVEDAFYWVHDHIDELQGKSDQVVIGGISASAQLAAALTLRQNISAPDIRQYPKIAGQILMIPALVHLDHYQSQLDQLTNPLVSSYVQNEDAPILPKKVIDFFTGMLKFPVPFPDADDFRANTGNASVSQVKGLPPTVFGIAGADPLRDEGLLYGKKLAEAGVPTDIHVFKGLPHGFRRYGDQLSESKRWDRVMEEGIIWALSSPEARQFEVKTA; encoded by the exons ATGTGCGACTTTTCGGAATATGGCCCCAAATCTGCTGAGTGGCTTGCGGTAGAGGCAAGTCTCCCGCCTCCCCCAACCTTTGCGGATATCTATGAGAGACAGGCCGTAGTCAACAAAGGCCGTGAGGAGATATCTGCCAATGGCATGAAGGAGCTGGGCCACTTGGTCCGCATGAAAGACTACAAGATTCCTACGAGAGACAGCTCTTTCATAGAAGCACGAAGCTATAGGCCTGTCGATGCTGCCGATGATGCTCGCCTACCGATTTACATCCACCTTCATGGCGGTGGATATTTATTCGGCACTCTATCGTCTGAAGATGCCATCTCCTCGCGAATTGCAATTGGTGCGAAAGTTACCGTTGTCAATGTGAACTACCGTCACACGCCGGATCATACATTTCCAACAGCTTGGAATGACGTCGAAGATGCTTTCTACTGGGTGCACGACCATATCGATGAGCTTCAAGGCAAATCTGACCAGGTTGTCATTGGAGGCATCAGCGCTAGCGCTCAGTTAGCCGCGGCCTTGACTCTGAGACAGAACATCTCTGCACCAGATATCCGCCAGTATCCCAAGATTGCTGGTCAGATCCTGATGATCCCAGCTTTGGTCCACCTCGACCACTACCAGTCTCAACTTGACCAACTCACTAATCCCTTGGTCTCTTCATATGTCCAGAATGAAGACGCACCGATCCTTCCCAAGAAGGTCATTGACTTCTTTACCGGAATGCTTAAGTTTCCGGTTCCTTTTCCAGATGCTGATGATTTTCGAGCAAACACTGGAAACGCATCGGTTTCTCAGGTGAAGGGGCTTCCTCCTACTGTCTTCGGAATCGCTGGTGCAGATCCTCTGCGGGATGAGGGCCTCTTATACgggaagaagcttgctgaggcAGG AGTCCCAACCGATATTCACGTCTTCAAAGGGTTACCTCATGGCTTTCGTAGGTATGGAGACCAATTGAGTGAGTCTAAGAGATGGGATAGAGTTATGGAGGAGGGAATTATTTGGGCCCTCTCGAGCCCTGAGGCTAGACAATTTGAAGTCAAAACCGCTTAA